The sequence AACATTTTAGAATGGacaattagtaaaattttcctATATATAAATGTACTAAATATTTTCCATCATCAGAAAGGAATATAAATGAACTGTCCcattagggtgtgtttgcttttcaTCCCTCTAAATAGAGGGGTAATATACTGAGCcggtataaatttatcacttaaagtggggatctcattttatatatattgtttttttgaatgataatatatttattccaCTCTTTATAaagtggtataaaattataacacCCTCCCTTTGGTATAAAATTACACCTTGACCAAGGGAAAAGGTGCTGCCCAGAATTTTATATGGTCTGcctgaatttttttattacgtCAAAGCAATCGAGGTATAAGGTGGTAAAATGGAGCTTATCCCTttttatacctcaaagcaaatgCATGGTTTTCATTAGTTTTTTGTGCTAGTCCGTGGTCAAGTGTGATTCTAAAAAATGATGTATGATCGGAATAATTTTAATACAAGTATTTTAGGATGAACCAACACTAAGATTGACATCTTCAATCGGTATTCCAATTTCTTTTGAGGTTTTTATATGATCTCATTTCATCGGAGTTCCAGGAGCAATATTACTTTTGAGAGAAATACGATAACTTTTCTTATTTGAAATAGTGATAGCCAACGGTGCACTGTGGTACATCTTCAATATGTAGGTAAGATTTGTGCAACAAGAAGTTAACTCACCACCCCTGAGCATCAGTTTAGAATTACGTAATTATTTATCTTCTCTTCAAAGTATGAAACTTAACAGTGTCCATTCCGTGTGCGTGCGTGGACACTGATGTGTCGATAGCTTGTCTGTTGTGCATTTTAGCGAAGTAGTTGCTATATGAAATATCATATTGCCTCTTGAATTGTTTTTCTGTAATTCAGGTGGGTGCGGCAGTGAAAACAGGAACCAATTCAAGGAAGACTCTGgtgttttatataaaaatctCCATCAGGTTTCCGACCGTGAAGTCTATACTGGGTCCTCGAGTACTGGATACATGGAAGACAAGTCGTGCCTTGAGCAGCAATTTGGCTTCTTTCACTATGATTCAAGTAAAACACTTCTCACAGCATCGAGTCCTCCCTACCCAGAATCTTATCCTCCTCTAGTGTCCTGTGCAACAGAAAAGAATTTCCCAAACTATAAAAACTCGTGCAGTCCATATAAAAAATGCATCAGGCCTGTCGATACGCCCTATCAGGGTCGTGTTTCAGTCGGAAGATCGTCGCCCACAGTGGTCATTAGACCACCGCCAGCTTCCAGTTGGAATTTGGGACAAGGTAATGCTTCTCGTAAATCTGCTGGAAGCGAGAATGCTGCTGGCGTGCACATCGTGGATTCTGATTATACATATCCCTCAAAGCCGAAGGATTCTGGCCTAAAAGCCAACTCCAAACCTAAAGAAGGCTCCTTTGAGACGAGTCCTTTCAAGTTCTTCAAGCAAGGGAATGCTCCTGTTTCATCAGCTTCCGTTAAAGAACTAAGGCCACTGAATACTAATGATACTTCTGATTCCAAGGTTAAACCGACGTTAGGATCTCAAATGCCTGACGTGAATGTCTCAAGTAGTTTTCTAATGACTGGTGATAACATTCAAATGGTTAATTCCACTGAGGAGTCTTCAGATTTTATAGATAATCATAGCACTGCGGTAGATTCACCCTGTTGGAAAGGAGCACCATCTTCTCCGTTTTCAGTGTTTGATATTGAATCGGGAAACTGTGATCGTGTCAAGGTAAATTTGGTTGAACAATATGGATTTGGTCATGGAGATCATCCGAGTCTCCACTCAATTGATTCTAACCGAGTTTTCTCTGAGAAAGTTGAGTGCAACATGGTAAATCAAAATGAATGTGGAAGAAATGGCATGAAGCTTGGTTTTGAGAAGACTCTTGATGCAATCTGCTCAACATCAGAGCAGAGTTTACTGGATGGTATAACTGACAGAGTTTGGATCCCGCCTGCAACAAGGAGCAAGGGAGTCGAGTTGAGTGGTGGTATTACAAAGGATTCCAATCTTTTGAACAACTTAACGAGTGTTTTTGATATGAATGTTTCTGACACCAACCATTTATTCGGTGAAGGATGTGTTGGGATGACGGTAAATGACGTCTCTGAAGGTGCTGCTGTGGCAGTCCTCGCAGCAGAGAAGGTTCTCGCGTCGCCTGCTTCTCAAGAAGATGCCATCGAGCATACTACGGTACCAGATCCGAGACTGGATGTGTCATCAATTGTTAAATCGATGCATAGCCTCTCAGAGTTGCTTCGGTTTCACATTCCAAGCAATGTATGCCCTTTAGGGGAAGAAAATACAGAGATTCTTAAACATGTAATAAGCAACCTTAGTACTTGTTTGAGTAAAAACGGCATACAGGCCCAAGCATCGAATAAGTCAGAGCCCAAAGTTCTTTCTGGAGAAACTTCCCTTGGGGAGTTGTGCTGTGCGGTATGCAAAAACAAGCTATTCCTTTTGTATCTTTCCTTAgtaaatatttgaatattttacttttctgtCAGGATGTTATTTCAAGAGGTCCTCGTACGAAATGTGAAGCTTCGAATTCTTGCACCAATGCCGAGTCTCTGCATTTGCTTAAGGGGGAGAGAAACGACACTTTTCCTGGTAAGAGAGATGAGATATCACAGATAGTTTCACCACCCTTGACGGATGATTTTCACATAACAGGAGACGATGATATGGCGAAGGTGCGTGCTGCACTTTTAATATTCCCATCGTTTGGCAAGTATTGTGGTTAATGATTAAGAGTACAGAAGTTGTTGCAGTGTGTTAGTTTGTGGATGCAGTCTGTCTGTTTTAATTGGCCACGCTTGCAGGCTATAAAGAAGGTCCTTGAGCAGAATTTCGAGATAGACGAGGATATGCACTCACAAGCACTTCTGTTCAAGAATTTGTGGCTTGAGGCGGAGGCTAAACTGTGTTCCATCAGTTATAAAGCTCGTTTCGAAAGAATGAAGGTTCAGATGGAAGATGTCAAACTCAAGGCTCCGAAAGGTTAGATTTGCATCGTGATAGAACGAGCTTTTTCATTTGCTATAATCCTGATAACTGCTCAAAATGTTCTCAGAGGATGAGGATATTGCAGAGATGAAATCTGAGCTTTGCGTTTCGCCCAATTCTGTCATCATGTCTGTGCTGGCTCCCAAGGCTTGTGTCGACACATCCCCTAAACCCACCTCACCAAATGTATCTGCTTCTGGCGTGGGCGGGCGTGCTGATTGTATCGAGTCTTCTGTCCTAGCCAGGTTCAGTATCTTGAAATCTCGAGAGGAGAACCTGAAAACCATAAATGCGGAAGAGCAGCAACGGTCCGAGATAGTTGATGCAAATTCCATCATAACCAGATTCAATATCTTGAAATCGCGAGAGGAGAACCTGAATCCCATACATACGCAAGAGCAGCAATGGTCTGAGATAGTCGATGGTAAGCATGCAGATTCCATCATGGCTAGATTCAACATCTTGAAATCGCGAGAGGAGAGCTTAAAACTAGTCGGTGCAGACGAGGAAAAACCACCACAGGCGATCAGTGATGAGTTTGCAGGTGAGAAATATTTCCAGCCACTCGTCAGAGGTCAGTCAGAAGACGAAGCCTTAGACGTGGAGGTGGGACTGCAGCCTGATTTTCAGTATCAGGCCGGCAGCCTCGCTCGGGGTGGCAAGTTCGACTCATATTTTGAGCGTGCTGGGTATGAGCCTCCGGCTGAGTACAGTAGCGGCTCCATCATGAACGATGCAGCAATCCATGTGGTGAAGAGCGGGAGCAGGATGGTCGGTGAGAACAGGTCGGGGTGGCAAGACAGTTCGTCGTCGTCAGAGTGGGAGCATGTGCTGAAAGAGGATTTTTCATGGAAAAACTAATGAATTGTTGGGTTTTATTGTGTGCTAACTGCTATATACTAAAAGGGAGAAATACTAGTATGACTTCATCTCCCTCTTTGAGATTGTCACAGCATTTTGTAAATTGGAAAAGAAAAATGTGATGATCAATCGAATTTGACTTTGAATGTAAAAAGTGTTGCTTGCTATCAACCTTATTGGTTTTATCTGAATATTTTTATGGTCTCTATGTTTCTacgatcttttt comes from Salvia miltiorrhiza cultivar Shanhuang (shh) chromosome 3, IMPLAD_Smil_shh, whole genome shotgun sequence and encodes:
- the LOC131016161 gene encoding uncharacterized protein LOC131016161 isoform X2; the encoded protein is MIGLSSMGCGGGGNSSTSNLSASAPPFTVDRLNPKPNSNPMLHYSDYGVEPFTHSSQYPIRAEAAIDSGEMISVPTTDDYRFSASASVSAPSTQWSGHNSGYGGDVKPYYSPYVTSLVGEDRVLGEDEGSRYNVVPTCGLSVTPQHDYTPSLFDLEYGPRWVDGLGFDDGKRAKRSEVDGKFSSEKLFIGGSHGYENQLYQGGCGSENRNQFKEDSGVLYKNLHQVSDREVYTGSSSTGYMEDKSCLEQQFGFFHYDSSKTLLTASSPPYPESYPPLVSCATEKNFPNYKNSCSPYKKCIRPVDTPYQGRVSVGRSSPTVVIRPPPASSWNLGQGNASRKSAGSENAAGVHIVDSDYTYPSKPKDSGLKANSKPKEGSFETSPFKFFKQGNAPVSSASVKELRPLNTNDTSDSKVKPTLGSQMPDVNVSSSFLMTGDNIQMVNSTEESSDFIDNHSTAVDSPCWKGAPSSPFSVFDIESGNCDRVKVNLVEQYGFGHGDHPSLHSIDSNRVFSEKVECNMVNQNECGRNGMKLGFEKTLDAICSTSEQSLLDGITDRVWIPPATRSKGVELSGGITKDSNLLNNLTSVFDMNVSDTNHLFGEGCVGMTVNDVSEGAAVAVLAAEKVLASPASQEDAIEHTTVPDPRLDVSSIVKSMHSLSELLRFHIPSNVCPLGEENTEILKHVISNLSTCLSKNGIQAQASNKSEPKVLSGETSLGELCCADVISRGPRTKCEASNSCTNAESLHLLKGERNDTFPGKRDEISQIVSPPLTDDFHITGDDDMAKAIKKVLEQNFEIDEDMHSQALLFKNLWLEAEAKLCSISYKARFERMKVQMEDVKLKAPKEMKSELCVSPNSVIMSVLAPKACVDTSPKPTSPNVSASGVGGRADCIESSVLARFSILKSREENLKTINAEEQQRSEIVDANSIITRFNILKSREENLNPIHTQEQQWSEIVDGKHADSIMARFNILKSREESLKLVGADEEKPPQAISDEFAGEKYFQPLVRGQSEDEALDVEVGLQPDFQYQAGSLARGGKFDSYFERAGYEPPAEYSSGSIMNDAAIHVVKSGSRMVGENRSGWQDSSSSSEWEHVLKEDFSWKN
- the LOC131016161 gene encoding uncharacterized protein LOC131016161 isoform X3, whose product is MIGLSSMGCGGGGNSSTSNLSASAPPFTVDRLNPKPNSNPMLHYSDYGVEPFTHSSQYPIRAEAAIDSGEMISVPTTDDYRFSASASVSAPSTQWSGHNSGYGGDVKPYYSPYVTSLVGEDRVLGEDEGSRYNVVPTCGLSVTPQHDYTPSLFDLEYGPRWVDGLGFDDGKRAKRSEVDGKFSSEKLFIGGSHGYENQLYQGGCGSENRNQFKEDSGVLYKNLHQVSDREVYTGSSSTGYMEDKSCLEQQFGFFHYDSSKTLLTASSPPYPESYPPLVSCATEKNFPNYKNSCSPYKKCIRPVDTPYQGRVSVGRSSPTVVIRPPPASSWNLGQGNASRKSAGSENAAGVHIVDSDYTYPSKPKDSGLKANSKPKEGSFETSPFKFFKQGNAPVSSASVKELRPLNTNDTSDSKVKPTLGSQMPDVNVSSSFLMTGDNIQMVNSTEESSDFIDNHSTAVDSPCWKGAPSSPFSVFDIESGNCDRVKVNLVEQYGFGHGDHPSLHSIDSNRVFSEKVECNMVNQNECGRNGMKLGFEKTLDAICSTSEQSLLDGITDRVWIPPATRSKGVELSGGCVGMTVNDVSEGAAVAVLAAEKVLASPASQEDAIEHTTVPDPRLDVSSIVKSMHSLSELLRFHIPSNVCPLGEENTEILKHVISNLSTCLSKNGIQAQASNKSEPKVLSGETSLGELCCADVISRGPRTKCEASNSCTNAESLHLLKGERNDTFPGKRDEISQIVSPPLTDDFHITGDDDMAKAIKKVLEQNFEIDEDMHSQALLFKNLWLEAEAKLCSISYKARFERMKVQMEDVKLKAPKEDEDIAEMKSELCVSPNSVIMSVLAPKACVDTSPKPTSPNVSASGVGGRADCIESSVLARFSILKSREENLKTINAEEQQRSEIVDANSIITRFNILKSREENLNPIHTQEQQWSEIVDGKHADSIMARFNILKSREESLKLVGADEEKPPQAISDEFAGEKYFQPLVRGQSEDEALDVEVGLQPDFQYQAGSLARGGKFDSYFERAGYEPPAEYSSGSIMNDAAIHVVKSGSRMVGENRSGWQDSSSSSEWEHVLKEDFSWKN
- the LOC131016161 gene encoding uncharacterized protein LOC131016161 isoform X1 — translated: MIGLSSMGCGGGGNSSTSNLSASAPPFTVDRLNPKPNSNPMLHYSDYGVEPFTHSSQYPIRAEAAIDSGEMISVPTTDDYRFSASASVSAPSTQWSGHNSGYGGDVKPYYSPYVTSLVGEDRVLGEDEGSRYNVVPTCGLSVTPQHDYTPSLFDLEYGPRWVDGLGFDDGKRAKRSEVDGKFSSEKLFIGGSHGYENQLYQGGCGSENRNQFKEDSGVLYKNLHQVSDREVYTGSSSTGYMEDKSCLEQQFGFFHYDSSKTLLTASSPPYPESYPPLVSCATEKNFPNYKNSCSPYKKCIRPVDTPYQGRVSVGRSSPTVVIRPPPASSWNLGQGNASRKSAGSENAAGVHIVDSDYTYPSKPKDSGLKANSKPKEGSFETSPFKFFKQGNAPVSSASVKELRPLNTNDTSDSKVKPTLGSQMPDVNVSSSFLMTGDNIQMVNSTEESSDFIDNHSTAVDSPCWKGAPSSPFSVFDIESGNCDRVKVNLVEQYGFGHGDHPSLHSIDSNRVFSEKVECNMVNQNECGRNGMKLGFEKTLDAICSTSEQSLLDGITDRVWIPPATRSKGVELSGGITKDSNLLNNLTSVFDMNVSDTNHLFGEGCVGMTVNDVSEGAAVAVLAAEKVLASPASQEDAIEHTTVPDPRLDVSSIVKSMHSLSELLRFHIPSNVCPLGEENTEILKHVISNLSTCLSKNGIQAQASNKSEPKVLSGETSLGELCCADVISRGPRTKCEASNSCTNAESLHLLKGERNDTFPGKRDEISQIVSPPLTDDFHITGDDDMAKAIKKVLEQNFEIDEDMHSQALLFKNLWLEAEAKLCSISYKARFERMKVQMEDVKLKAPKEDEDIAEMKSELCVSPNSVIMSVLAPKACVDTSPKPTSPNVSASGVGGRADCIESSVLARFSILKSREENLKTINAEEQQRSEIVDANSIITRFNILKSREENLNPIHTQEQQWSEIVDGKHADSIMARFNILKSREESLKLVGADEEKPPQAISDEFAGEKYFQPLVRGQSEDEALDVEVGLQPDFQYQAGSLARGGKFDSYFERAGYEPPAEYSSGSIMNDAAIHVVKSGSRMVGENRSGWQDSSSSSEWEHVLKEDFSWKN
- the LOC131016161 gene encoding uncharacterized protein LOC131016161 isoform X4, which gives rise to MIGLSSMGCGGGGNSSTSNLSASAPPFTVDRLNPKPNSNPMLHYSDYGVEPFTHSSQYPIRAEAAIDSGEMISVPTTDDYRFSASASVSAPSTQWSGHNSGYGGDVKPYYSPYVTSLVGEDRVLGEDEGSRYNVVPTCGLSVTPQHDYTPSLFDLEYGPRWVDGLGFDDGKRAKRSEVDGKFSSEKLFIGGSHGYENQLYQGGCGSENRNQFKEDSGVLYKNLHQVSDREVYTGSSSTGYMEDKSCLEQQFGFFHYDSSKTLLTASSPPYPESYPPLVSCATEKNFPNYKNSCSPYKKCIRPVDTPYQGRVSVGRSSPTVVIRPPPASSWNLGQGNASRKSAGSENAAGVHIVDSDYTYPSKPKDSGLKANSKPKEGSFETSPFKFFKQGNAPVSSASVKELRPLNTNDTSDSKVKPTLGSQMPDVNVSSSFLMTGDNIQMVNSTEESSDFIDNHSTAVDSPCWKGAPSSPFSVFDIESGNCDRVKVNLVEQYGFGHGDHPSLHSIDSNRVFSEKVECNMVNQNECGRNGMKLGFEKTLDAICSTSEQSLLDGITDRVWIPPATRSKGVELSGGCVGMTVNDVSEGAAVAVLAAEKVLASPASQEDAIEHTTVPDPRLDVSSIVKSMHSLSELLRFHIPSNVCPLGEENTEILKHVISNLSTCLSKNGIQAQASNKSEPKVLSGETSLGELCCADVISRGPRTKCEASNSCTNAESLHLLKGERNDTFPGKRDEISQIVSPPLTDDFHITGDDDMAKAIKKVLEQNFEIDEDMHSQALLFKNLWLEAEAKLCSISYKARFERMKVQMEDVKLKAPKEMKSELCVSPNSVIMSVLAPKACVDTSPKPTSPNVSASGVGGRADCIESSVLARFSILKSREENLKTINAEEQQRSEIVDANSIITRFNILKSREENLNPIHTQEQQWSEIVDGKHADSIMARFNILKSREESLKLVGADEEKPPQAISDEFAGEKYFQPLVRGQSEDEALDVEVGLQPDFQYQAGSLARGGKFDSYFERAGYEPPAEYSSGSIMNDAAIHVVKSGSRMVGENRSGWQDSSSSSEWEHVLKEDFSWKN